The following coding sequences are from one Culex quinquefasciatus strain JHB chromosome 1, VPISU_Cqui_1.0_pri_paternal, whole genome shotgun sequence window:
- the LOC119769915 gene encoding uncharacterized protein LOC119769915: MKRLTAEATNEALCEIFKSWGCPRVLQSDNGPPFGSSAFCSFWETRGVSVRKSIPFSPQSNGMVERHNQPIIKAVSASKIEGINWRTSLETYVHNHNTLVPHARLNVTPFELLVGWKYRGTFPSLWNERQREVLDREDIREKDAETKLSSKKHADIVRGAKNSNIKIGDTVLLSQIKRSKTDPQFSAERYTVVARDGWRHHHGKLEREKGWRIHSQCKRKSKKRRHCDVGVV; encoded by the exons ATGAAACGGTTGACTGCAGAAGCAACGAACGAGGCACTTTGCGAGATCTTCAAAAGCTGGGGATGCCCTCGTGTGTTGCAAAGCGACAATGGGCCCCCTTTTGGGAGTTCAGCGTTCTGCTCGTTTTGGGAGACCCGAGGGGTGTCGGTCAGGAAGTCGATACCATTTAGTCCCCAATCAAATGGTATGGTGGAACGCCACAATCAGCCCATCATCAAAGCCGTGAGTGCATCGAAGATCGAAGGAATCAACTGGAGAACTAGCCTGGAAACCTACGTTCACAACCACAATACGTTGGTGCCCCATGCTAGACTCAACGTCACACCATTTGAGCTGCTAGTTGGGTGGAAGTACAGAGGAACCTTCCCCAGTTTGTGGAACGAGAGGCAACGGGAAGTACTGGACCGGGAAGATATACGAGAGAAGGATGCGGAAACCAAGCTAAGCAGCAAAAAGCATGCTGATATCGTACGAGGAGCAAAGAACTCTAACATCAAGATTGGGGATACGGTGCTGTTAAGCCAGATAAAACGATCGAAGACAGACCCTCAATTTTCAGCAGAAAGGTATACAGTTGTAGCCAGGGATG GCTGGCGCCATCACCATGGGAAGCTGGAACGGGAGAAGGGTTGGAGGATACACAGTCAGTGCAAGAGGAAGAGCAAGAAGCGACGTCACTGCGACGTCGGGGTGGTTTGA
- the LOC119769917 gene encoding uncharacterized protein LOC119769917 — MKCDVIDEVEMPPTSLKDSSEQLVLAACSSTFEKDGYIVARIAGLPCKFLIDSGAQVNTITEQIFMELCADKNRRRQLHNIERGTDRPLKAYASAVDIPVVSTFEAFLEISNDRPILLERFYVVKEARSLLGRATATRYSVLLLGLKVPVQSGRSSPQFWYEASDIAAITEERFPRFNIPPVEINYDQTKPPCRNIFTNVPLSVKPIVEQRLQKLLVTGIIERVEESMDRRFCSSMLVIPKGKEDIRLVIDLRGPNTYVQRTPFAMPTLEKILAKLNGAQFFSTIDLVNAFFHIELHENSRHLTNFFTEFGMFRCVRLSFGLTNAPDIFQETLQEIVLGGCEGTINYLDDILVYGTSMVEHDKNLEAVMFCTFKEEVANSIRTLGYFNTSDETELYVDASAVGLGAVLVQFNDHKVPRIIACASKALAETEQRYPQTHREALAVVWGVERFAFYLTGTTFVVRTDSEANEFIFGGKHRIGRRAVSRAETWALRLLPFHFTILRVPGEDNFADALSRLIHATRKDMPFEDESEDNHALFALDTGNMNITLSEIERYAEEDVELVELRNALEFDYWPPELRKYEAQKKSLHYIGTLICKDGKIVLPAQLRRKALTSAHGGHVGEVAMKRIMREFFWWPKMAVETEIFVKGCQTCCMLSRKNPPLPISSRDLPEAPWDTIQIDFFYRYPDLELESFS, encoded by the exons ATGAAATGTGATGTCATCGATGAAGTTGAGATGCCACCCACATCGCTCAAAGACTCGAGCGAGCAG TTGGTGTTGGCAGCATGCTCGTCGACATTCGAGAAGGATGGATACATCGTTGCCAGGATTGCGGGACTGCCCTGCAAGTTCCTGATTGATTCGGGGGCGCAAGTTAACACAATAACCGAACAAATATTCATGGAACTGTGTGCTGATAAAAATCGCCGACGACAACTACACAACATCGAGCGGGGCACCGATCGGCCATTGAAAGCATACGCGTCGGCGGTAGACATTCCGGTAGTATCGACGTTTGAAGCGTTCTTGGAAATATCGAACGATCGTCCGATTCTCTTAGAAAGATTTTATGTCGTTAAAGAGGCGCGATCACTGCTTGGTCGGGCCACAGCCACGCGCTACAGTGTTTTGCTGTTGGGTTTGAAGGTTCCGGTGCAGTCCGGAAGATCATCTCCACAGTTCTGGTACGAGGCAAGTGACATCGCGGCCATAACAGAAGAAAGATTCCCCAGGTTCAACATACCACCAGTGGAGATCAACTACGACCAAACAAAGCCTCCGTGCAGAAACATCTTTACGAACGTGCCCCTGTCCGTGAAGCCGATCGTAGAACAAAGACTTCAGAAGCTTCTCGTCACGGGCATAATTGAACGGGTGGAGGAGTCGATGGACAGAAGATTCTGTTCCTCCATGCTCGTAATTCCTAAAGGGAAAGAGGACATAAGACTGGTTATCGATTTGAGGGGACCCAACACGTACGTACAACGAACACCGTTCGCTATGCCGACACTGGAAAAAATTCTGGCCAAACTGAACGGCGCTCAGTTTTTTTCTACGATAGACCTGGTCAACGCCTTCTTCCACATTGAGTTACACGAGAACAGCCGCCACCTGACGAACTTCTTCACAGAGTTCGGCATGTTTCGATGCGTCAGACTTTCGTTTGGTCTTACCAATGCGCCAGATATCTTCCAGGAAACTTTACAAGAGATTGTGCTAGGAGGCTGCGAGGGAACAATTAATTACCTCGACGACATTCTAGTTTACGGTACTTCGATGGTGGAACACGACAAGAATCTGGAGGCGGTGATG TTCTGCACGTTCAAAGAGGAGGTTGCGAACTCCATCAGGACACTTGGATACTTCAACACATCAGACGAGACGGAACTATACGTAGACGCATCAGCAGTTGGACTCGGAGCAGTGTTAGTTCAGTTTAATGATCACAAGGTGCCTCGAATCATCGCGTGCGCGTCGAAGGCGTTGGCAGAAACGGAGCAGCGTTATCCACAAACGCACAGGGAAGCGTTAGCCGTGGTGTGGGGTGTTGAACGCTTCGCATTTTATCTGACTGGCACCACTTTCGTAGTCCGCACCGATTCCGAGGCCAATGAATTCATCTTCGGGGGAAAGCATCGTATTGGCCGTAGAGCCGTGTCCAGAGCAGAAACATGGGCACTCCGGCTTCTGCCATTTCATTTTACTATCCTGCGTGTCCCGGGAGAGGACAACTTCGCTGACGCATTGTCGCGACTGATACACGCAACCCGAAAGGACATGCCGTTCGAAGATGAAAGTGAGGACAACCATGCTCTGTTCGCGCTTGATACAG GAAATATGAACATTACGCTGAGTGAAATCGAGAGATATGCAGAGGAAGATGTGGAATTGGTTGAGCTACGGAATGCGTTGGAGTTCGATTACTGGCCACCGGAGTTGCGCAAGTACGAAGCTCAGAAGAAGTCACTTCACTACATCGGGACACTCATTTGCAAGGATGGGAAAATTGTACTACCTGCTCAGCTAAGGCGAAAGGCGCTGACATCGGCTCACGGAGGACACGTGGGAGAAGTCGCAATGAAGAGGATTATGCGAGAGTTCTTTTGGTGGCCAAAAATGGCGGTCGAAACAGAAATCTTCGTCAAAGGTTGTCAGACATGTTGTATGCTGTCACGGAAGAACCCTCCTCTGCCAATCTCGTCCCGGGATTTACCGGAGGCTCCGTGGGATACAatacaaatcgattttttttatcgataccCGGATTTGGAGCTGGAGAGTTTCTCATAG
- the LOC119769920 gene encoding uncharacterized protein LOC119769920, protein MNPAHRTREEDTVPDVTRWLSSITVGSINIPECKPSEGEQIGRRNFDQWVDIFSSHMDLAGVTDEVTKLALFKVKAGSALLEIFHHTKSTQDAPNVETFPFANAMHRMRTYFRSSSDVMLQRRRLRLLAQDANESDMAYVARAAKVARQCNFEDCKELEEIVGTPAGHGRSKELRVVAMTLLREINDIKDWNDLNDVKKVELTYQDLIDRIRGLEAINLNETHYKTKYNSNEQVTVAAVEADEAFTPIRQAQFRRGGGSGVGRFNSRFQPYRRPESSH, encoded by the coding sequence ATGAACCCAGCCCATAGGACTCGCGAGGAGGATACCGTTCCGGACGTGACTCGTTGGTTGTCGTCGATAACAGTAGGAAGCATCAACATTCCGGAATGTAAACCTTCAGAAGGTGAACAGATCGGGAGGCGCAATTTTGATCAGTGGGTTGATATTTTCTCTTCACACATGGATCTCGCTGGCGTTACGGACGAAGTGACGAAGTTGGCTTTGTTCAAAGTCAAGGCCGGCTCGGCGCTTCTCGAAATCTTCCACCACACGAAATCGACCCAAGATGCCCCGAATGTGGAAACATTCCCATTTGCGAACGCGATGCACCGAATGAGAACCTACTTCCGATCTTCATCTGACGTTATGTTGCAACGCCGGCGCTTGCGGCTGCTGGCACAGGACGCTAACGAGTCGGACATGGCGTATGTCGCCCGTGCTGCTAAGGTGGCCAGACAGTGCAACTTCGAGGATTGCAAAGAACTGGAAGAAATCGTCGGTACGCCAGCGGGTCACGGTCGATCGAAGGAGTTGCGGGTCGTCGCCATGACTTTGCTCAGGGAGATCAACGACATCAAAGATTGGAACGATTTGAATGATGTCAAGAAAGTGGAGCTTACCTATCAGGATCTGATTGACCGCATTCGTGGTCTAGAAGCAATAAACCTTAATGAAACTCACTACAAGACAAAATACAACAGCAACGAGCAGGTGACGGTGGCCGCAGTAGAAGCAGACGAAGCTTTCACCCCGATCCGTCAGGCACAGTTTCGGCGAGGAGGTGGCTCTGGGGTCGGCCGGTTTAACTCCCGATTCCAACCATACCGTCGGCCGGAAAGCTCGCACTGA